The following coding sequences lie in one Silene latifolia isolate original U9 population chromosome 5, ASM4854445v1, whole genome shotgun sequence genomic window:
- the LOC141655002 gene encoding grpE protein homolog 2, mitochondrial-like, which produces MDRTRRDAENSKKFAVQSFAKSLLDVADNLSRASAVTKESFSKIDVLGDTIGAVPVLKTLLEALALKLHYRSIIYRSEKVFRKSGIEKTDPTDEKFDPNVHNAVFQVPDSSKPLGTVSVVLKPGYMLHDRIIRPAEVGVTVVLEDKEADS; this is translated from the exons ATGGATCGAACACGGCGTGATGCAGAGAATTCAAAGAAGTTTGCTGTGCAG AGCTTTGCCAAAAGTTTACTAGATGTTGCTGACAATCTGTCAAGAGCTTCTGCAGTGACTAAAGAAAGTTTCAGCAAAATTGATGTTTTGGGGGATACAATTGGTGCCGTTCCAGTCCTGAAAACGTTGCTGGAAG CACTTGCTCTGAAACTGCATTATAGGAGTATAATTTATAGGTCTGAAAAA GTATTCAGGAAATCTGGTATTGAAAAAACTGACCCCACCGATGAAAAATTTGATCCAAACGTGCATAATGCCGTATTTCAAGTGCCTGACAGTTCTAAGCCTCTGGGTACTGTTTCTGTTGTTCTTAAG CCGGGTTACATGCTTCACGACAGAATCATCCGACCAGCTGAAGTTGGTGTTACTGTTGTATTGGAAGATAAGGAGGCTGACTCTTGA